Proteins encoded within one genomic window of Cryptosporangium minutisporangium:
- a CDS encoding AAA family ATPase: MLDARRGVVRLHPEVLAALDLRPGDPVLLRSAERTSAGIAAASEPGSARGLLLADDLTMGNLRVRDGAPVDVSPAPVQAARTITLAGDATVVAAVSPEMLRLALLSKVVTSGDEVSLLPQDLDPTHPHRPLVETARRSLSNTVGSGWTAALLTVVSAEPETAALVTPDTVVTWSEGSGGGVWGAGRTASPAWSAAGPRGSGSANSGLGTPGLRASGLPGATGAGGVSGAAGGATGASSVRPSTGTDELQRLFGEPGAAVDDEPRPPEELIGLRSQAGHLTELFDLAFHHREVLDRLGTTVQLGVLVTGPPGAGKSTLVRSVAQATGAAVLRIWCPGLAAVSPDAAADVLRRATARATSEQPTVLLLNDVEALAPRTDPGPLATVLTQLIAGLAGAGRTAVVCTTSRPEDVDAGLRRPGVLDHELRVPMPDAAERRELLSLFTRALPVADDVSLDDIAARTPGFVAADLGTLVREAGVRAAIRQRNDDTPQIAKTDLEAAIQSVRPTSMAESTLEVASLSLDDVGDMKEVKEALTESVLWPLRYPDTFTRLGVDPPRGVLLYGPPGCGKTFLVRALAGTGQANVLAVKGAELLTKWVGESERSVRELFRRAREAAPTLIFLDEVDALAPVRGQATDGGTTDRVVAALLTELDGVEGLRNVVVVGATNRPDMVDPALLRPGRLERLVFVPPPDAEARADILRAAARKVPLTADIDLDEVAVELDRFSSADCAALVREAALAAMRESMDTAEVTAAHLRTARGRVRPSLDPVQVAHLAAYAEHRESR, encoded by the coding sequence GTGCTCGACGCCCGGCGCGGTGTGGTGCGGCTCCATCCGGAGGTACTGGCAGCGCTCGACCTGCGCCCCGGCGACCCGGTGCTGCTGCGGAGCGCCGAGCGCACTTCCGCCGGGATCGCGGCCGCGAGTGAACCGGGCTCGGCGCGTGGGTTGCTGCTCGCCGACGACCTGACGATGGGCAACCTCCGGGTCCGGGACGGGGCGCCGGTCGACGTCAGCCCCGCACCGGTCCAGGCCGCCCGCACGATCACCCTGGCCGGGGACGCCACCGTGGTTGCTGCGGTCTCGCCGGAGATGCTCCGGCTGGCGCTGCTGAGCAAGGTGGTCACCAGCGGGGACGAAGTGTCGTTGCTGCCGCAGGACCTCGACCCGACCCATCCGCACCGCCCGCTGGTGGAGACCGCCCGGCGGAGCCTGTCCAACACGGTCGGCAGCGGCTGGACGGCCGCGCTGCTCACTGTGGTGTCCGCCGAGCCGGAGACGGCCGCGCTGGTCACACCGGACACCGTGGTCACCTGGTCGGAGGGTTCCGGCGGCGGGGTGTGGGGAGCCGGGCGGACGGCGAGCCCGGCCTGGTCGGCTGCGGGTCCGCGGGGCTCGGGCAGCGCGAACAGCGGGCTCGGGACCCCCGGTCTGCGCGCGAGCGGCCTCCCCGGAGCGACCGGAGCCGGGGGCGTCTCCGGAGCCGCGGGGGGCGCTACCGGCGCGTCGAGCGTCCGACCGAGCACGGGAACCGACGAACTGCAGCGCCTGTTCGGCGAACCCGGAGCCGCGGTCGACGACGAGCCCCGGCCGCCGGAGGAGCTGATCGGCCTGCGCAGCCAGGCCGGCCACCTGACCGAGCTGTTCGACCTCGCGTTCCACCACCGGGAGGTTCTCGACCGGCTGGGCACCACCGTGCAGCTCGGGGTCTTGGTCACCGGGCCGCCCGGCGCCGGGAAGTCGACGCTCGTCCGGTCGGTCGCGCAGGCCACCGGCGCGGCCGTGCTACGGATCTGGTGCCCGGGACTGGCTGCGGTGTCCCCCGACGCCGCCGCGGACGTGCTCCGTCGCGCCACCGCTCGGGCGACGTCCGAGCAGCCGACCGTGCTGCTGCTCAACGACGTCGAGGCGCTGGCGCCGCGGACCGATCCCGGGCCGCTGGCCACCGTGCTCACCCAGCTGATCGCCGGTCTGGCGGGCGCCGGACGGACCGCGGTGGTCTGCACGACGAGTAGGCCGGAGGACGTCGACGCCGGTCTGCGCCGCCCCGGCGTGCTCGACCACGAGCTGCGGGTACCGATGCCGGACGCCGCCGAGCGGCGGGAGCTGCTGTCGCTGTTCACCCGCGCGCTCCCGGTCGCCGACGACGTCTCGCTGGACGACATCGCCGCGCGGACGCCCGGGTTCGTCGCCGCCGACCTGGGCACGCTGGTGCGCGAGGCCGGCGTGCGGGCGGCGATCCGGCAGCGGAACGACGACACGCCGCAGATCGCGAAGACCGACTTGGAGGCCGCCATCCAGTCGGTACGCCCCACGTCGATGGCTGAGTCGACGCTCGAGGTCGCGTCGCTGTCGTTGGACGACGTCGGCGACATGAAGGAGGTCAAGGAGGCGCTGACCGAGTCGGTGCTGTGGCCGCTGCGCTACCCGGACACGTTCACCCGGCTGGGCGTCGACCCGCCGCGCGGCGTGCTGCTCTACGGGCCACCCGGCTGCGGCAAGACGTTCCTGGTGCGGGCGCTGGCCGGCACCGGGCAGGCGAACGTGCTCGCGGTGAAGGGCGCGGAGCTGCTGACGAAGTGGGTCGGCGAGAGCGAGCGGTCGGTGCGGGAGCTGTTCCGCCGGGCTCGGGAGGCCGCGCCGACGCTGATCTTCCTCGACGAGGTGGACGCGCTGGCGCCGGTCCGCGGTCAGGCCACCGACGGCGGCACGACCGACCGCGTGGTGGCCGCGCTTCTCACCGAGCTGGACGGCGTCGAGGGGCTGCGTAACGTCGTCGTGGTGGGCGCGACGAACCGCCCGGACATGGTCGACCCGGCGCTGCTGCGGCCCGGCCGGTTGGAGCGTCTGGTGTTCGTGCCGCCGCCGGACGCGGAGGCGCGCGCGGACATCCTCCGCGCCGCCGCCCGGAAGGTGCCGCTCACCGCCGACATCGACCTGGACGAAGTGGCCGTCGAGCTCGACCGTTTCTCGTCAGCGGACTGCGCGGCGCTGGTTCGCGAGGCGGCGCTCGCCGCGATGCGTGAGTCGATGGACACCGCCGAGGTGACCGCCGCCCACCTGCGTACCGCCCGCGGCCGGGTCCGCCCGTCGCTCGACCCGGTGCAGGTCGCGCACCTCGCGGCGTACGCGGAGCACCGGGAGAGCCGCTGA
- a CDS encoding sporulation protein: MFKKLSAMFGGGASVDTVLASPHTRPGDVLRGEVRISGGNVEMVVDRVELELVAKVEVEGETVGGDDYEHNTMMAFQRLHLGHRFSLQPGAHHAVPFELAVPWETPVTSVNGYPLHGMQLGVRTELELAGALDKGDMDPIQVNPLPAQARLLDAFSRLGFQFKGADLERGTLYGSRLPFFQEIEFYPAHQYAGAINELEVTFISGPQSMDVLLELDKRGGFLSSGSDAYNRFTVQYAGAEQLNWEQWLHEHLQILTQRRGLFS; the protein is encoded by the coding sequence ATGTTCAAGAAACTCTCGGCGATGTTCGGCGGCGGGGCCTCCGTCGATACCGTGCTCGCCTCCCCGCACACCCGGCCGGGCGATGTGCTCCGCGGCGAGGTGCGGATCAGCGGTGGCAACGTCGAGATGGTCGTCGACCGGGTCGAGCTGGAACTGGTCGCCAAGGTCGAGGTCGAGGGCGAGACCGTCGGCGGGGACGACTACGAGCACAACACGATGATGGCGTTCCAGCGGCTGCACCTGGGGCACCGTTTCAGCCTGCAGCCCGGCGCGCACCACGCGGTGCCGTTCGAGCTCGCGGTGCCGTGGGAGACGCCGGTGACGAGCGTCAACGGCTACCCGCTGCACGGCATGCAGCTGGGCGTCCGCACCGAGCTGGAGCTGGCCGGTGCGCTGGACAAGGGCGACATGGACCCGATCCAGGTGAACCCGCTGCCGGCCCAGGCCCGGCTGCTCGACGCGTTCAGCCGGCTCGGCTTCCAGTTCAAGGGTGCCGACCTGGAGCGCGGGACGCTGTACGGCTCGCGGCTGCCGTTCTTCCAGGAGATCGAGTTCTACCCGGCGCACCAGTACGCCGGCGCGATCAACGAGCTCGAGGTCACGTTCATCTCCGGTCCGCAGTCCATGGACGTGCTGCTGGAGCTGGACAAGCGCGGCGGGTTCCTCAGCTCGGGGAGCGACGCGTACAACCGCTTCACGGTGCAGTACGCGGGTGCCGAGCAGCTCAACTGGGAGCAGTGGCTCCACGAGCACCTGCAGATCCTCACCCAACGCCGCGGCCTTTTCAGCTGA
- a CDS encoding CocE/NonD family hydrolase — MPGPARTGWRAVVTTRRIVTTVAVIAAIAALVVWIRWPEGEPVRADAAMVTVQSGPGRNEPIELDTTIYVPESATAKDPAPAILLAHGFGGSKASVAADARRLAGQGYVVMTWSARGFGRSGGTISLDDPDYEVNDARALIDRLADRDDVRRDADGDPRVAAVGGSYGGALSLLLAGYDQRVDTIVPQITWNDLSTAFFPESTGAGPADGVFKRSWAGLFFGSASAGGATSVADLAALLGARPDENGEIDPSTVDPSKAEELVQCGRFAPDLCRLYLEAATSGRATPAIVERLRRSSPASVLNRINAPTLLIQGQADTLFPLSEADANARGIAANGTPVSVAWYAGGHDATASTREADRVDEMTLAWLRHYLDETGPAPSDDFSYTTAGAISVRDTRPTTRIYTLDDYRPGSDGDGYRVRLNGISPQPVANPPAGTPAGVSSLPGAGALTSRLASAGIDVPGQFAAYSGVELPRSVDVAGAPTVRLRAASPTGEAVLFLKLYDVDADGRATLPGGSVAPIRLTGLPRSVDAIGTAPLVTVSLPTIGHRFEAGHSIRLVVATADQAYAGPPAPVVYQVSVQANSLQLPQVSPVPVADATGAWLWALAGLLAAVVLGVTTAVLVVRLRRRRQEVAVDSDAAGLPLVVRGLRKAYGDGYLAVRDLSFTVEPGQVVGLLGPNGAGKTTALRMLMGLIRPTGGEILVFGHRIRPGAPVLSRIGAFVEGPGLLPHLSGLANLHRYWQATGRPAEAAHLEEALEIAGLGAAVHRQVKTYSQGMRQRLAIAQAMLGLPELLVLDEPTNGLDPPQIAEMRAVLSRYATNGRAVLVSSHLLAEVEQVCSHVVVMSKGTGVAAGTVAEIVGEGRSVLVEVSDGDRDAALAALTSMPGIALVHPNGRGLVVELAGAERSDVVRELVGAGVGVERLVARRRLEDVFLELVGEGR, encoded by the coding sequence ATGCCTGGGCCGGCGCGCACCGGCTGGCGTGCGGTGGTCACTACTCGACGAATCGTCACCACGGTGGCCGTGATCGCCGCCATCGCCGCGTTGGTGGTGTGGATCCGCTGGCCGGAGGGCGAGCCGGTGCGCGCAGACGCGGCGATGGTCACCGTGCAGTCCGGTCCGGGTCGCAACGAACCGATCGAGCTCGACACGACGATCTACGTCCCGGAGAGCGCGACGGCGAAGGACCCCGCACCGGCGATCCTGCTGGCCCACGGCTTCGGCGGCAGCAAGGCGAGCGTCGCCGCCGACGCACGCCGCCTGGCCGGGCAGGGCTACGTCGTGATGACGTGGAGCGCCCGCGGGTTCGGCCGCTCCGGCGGCACGATCTCGCTCGACGACCCGGACTACGAGGTCAACGACGCCCGCGCGCTGATCGACCGGCTCGCCGACCGCGACGACGTCCGGCGCGACGCCGACGGCGACCCGCGCGTGGCCGCGGTCGGAGGCTCCTACGGTGGTGCGCTGAGCCTGCTGCTCGCCGGTTACGACCAGCGAGTCGACACGATCGTCCCGCAGATCACCTGGAACGACCTGTCGACCGCGTTCTTCCCGGAATCCACCGGGGCAGGGCCCGCCGACGGCGTGTTCAAGCGCTCCTGGGCGGGGCTGTTCTTCGGCAGCGCGAGCGCCGGGGGTGCCACCAGCGTCGCCGACCTCGCCGCGCTGCTGGGAGCCCGGCCGGACGAGAACGGCGAGATCGACCCGAGCACCGTCGACCCGTCGAAGGCCGAGGAACTGGTCCAGTGCGGGCGGTTCGCCCCCGACCTCTGCCGGCTCTACCTCGAAGCTGCGACGTCCGGCCGGGCCACCCCGGCGATCGTCGAACGACTTCGCCGGTCGAGCCCGGCGAGCGTGCTCAACCGGATCAACGCTCCGACGCTGCTGATCCAGGGCCAGGCCGACACGTTGTTCCCGCTCTCCGAGGCCGACGCCAACGCGCGCGGCATCGCGGCTAACGGGACACCGGTCAGCGTCGCCTGGTACGCGGGCGGACACGACGCGACCGCCTCGACGCGGGAGGCCGATCGTGTCGACGAGATGACGCTGGCCTGGCTGCGGCACTACCTGGACGAGACCGGCCCCGCACCGTCCGACGACTTCAGCTACACGACCGCCGGTGCGATCAGCGTCCGGGACACCCGGCCGACCACCCGGATCTACACGCTGGACGACTACCGGCCTGGGTCAGATGGCGACGGGTACCGCGTTCGGCTGAACGGCATCAGCCCGCAGCCGGTCGCGAACCCACCGGCCGGAACGCCAGCCGGGGTCTCCTCGCTCCCCGGCGCGGGCGCCCTGACCAGCCGACTCGCCAGCGCAGGCATCGACGTGCCCGGCCAGTTCGCCGCGTACAGCGGGGTGGAGTTGCCCCGCTCGGTGGACGTCGCGGGCGCTCCCACGGTCCGGCTCCGTGCCGCCTCGCCGACCGGCGAAGCCGTGCTCTTCCTGAAGCTCTACGACGTCGACGCGGACGGCCGGGCCACGTTGCCGGGCGGTTCGGTCGCACCGATCAGACTGACCGGCCTGCCGCGCAGCGTCGATGCGATCGGCACCGCGCCGCTGGTGACGGTCTCGCTGCCGACCATCGGGCACCGGTTCGAGGCCGGGCACAGCATCCGGCTCGTCGTCGCCACCGCCGACCAGGCGTACGCCGGGCCGCCCGCGCCCGTCGTCTACCAAGTTTCCGTGCAGGCCAACAGCCTGCAGCTGCCCCAGGTCAGTCCGGTGCCGGTCGCGGACGCGACCGGGGCCTGGCTGTGGGCGCTGGCGGGTCTGCTCGCCGCCGTCGTCCTCGGGGTGACCACCGCGGTGCTGGTCGTCCGGTTGCGTCGCCGACGGCAAGAAGTCGCCGTCGACTCGGACGCCGCCGGGCTGCCGCTGGTCGTCCGCGGGCTGCGGAAGGCCTACGGCGACGGATACCTCGCGGTCCGCGACCTGTCGTTCACGGTCGAGCCCGGCCAGGTCGTCGGTCTGCTCGGCCCCAACGGCGCAGGCAAGACGACGGCCCTGCGCATGCTGATGGGCCTGATCCGGCCGACCGGCGGCGAGATCCTGGTGTTCGGTCACCGGATCAGGCCGGGCGCGCCCGTGCTCTCCCGGATCGGAGCGTTCGTCGAGGGCCCTGGTCTGCTGCCGCACCTCTCCGGCCTCGCCAACCTGCACCGGTACTGGCAGGCCACCGGACGTCCGGCCGAGGCCGCCCATCTGGAGGAGGCGCTGGAGATCGCCGGACTCGGCGCCGCCGTGCACCGGCAGGTGAAGACGTACAGCCAGGGCATGCGGCAGCGGCTGGCGATCGCGCAGGCGATGCTCGGCCTGCCCGAGTTGCTGGTCCTGGACGAGCCGACGAACGGACTCGACCCGCCGCAGATCGCCGAGATGCGGGCGGTGCTCTCCCGGTACGCCACCAACGGGCGGGCCGTGCTGGTCTCCTCGCACCTGCTGGCCGAGGTCGAGCAGGTCTGCAGTCACGTCGTCGTGATGAGCAAGGGCACCGGCGTCGCCGCCGGAACGGTCGCGGAGATCGTCGGCGAGGGCCGGTCGGTCCTGGTCGAAGTCTCCGACGGCGATCGGGACGCCGCGCTCGCCGCGTTGACGTCGATGCCGGGGATAGCGTTGGTCCACCCGAACGGGCGCGGGCTCGTCGTCGAGCTGGCCGGTGCCGAGCGCAGCGACGTCGTCCGGGAACTGGTCGGCGCCGGGGTCGGCGTGGAGCGCCTGGTCGCCAGGCGTCGTCTCGAAGACGTGTTCCTGGAGCTCGTGGGGGAGGGCCGATGA
- a CDS encoding DUF3263 domain-containing protein: protein MDHSHVPAPLDEVAEHADDVAEYAGPEHGDDQDGAVGPERATPPDADLTVAKEQEGSGLSDRERAILEFERQWWQYAGAKEQAIREQFSMSATRYYQLLNALVDRHEALVHDPMLVKRLRRVRAARQRQRSARRLGVRL, encoded by the coding sequence ATGGACCACAGCCACGTCCCGGCGCCCCTCGACGAAGTCGCCGAGCACGCTGACGACGTCGCCGAGTACGCCGGGCCGGAGCATGGTGACGATCAGGACGGGGCGGTCGGCCCCGAGCGGGCAACGCCGCCGGACGCCGACCTGACCGTCGCGAAGGAGCAGGAAGGGTCCGGATTGAGCGATCGCGAACGCGCGATCCTGGAGTTCGAACGCCAGTGGTGGCAGTACGCCGGCGCCAAGGAGCAGGCGATCCGCGAGCAGTTCTCGATGTCGGCCACCCGGTACTACCAGTTGTTGAACGCGCTGGTCGATCGCCACGAGGCGCTGGTGCACGACCCGATGCTGGTGAAGCGGCTCCGTCGAGTCCGCGCGGCTCGCCAGCGTCAGCGCTCCGCCCGCCGTCTCGGCGTCCGCCTCTGA
- a CDS encoding cold-shock protein — protein MAQGTVKWFNSEKGYGFIAVDGGADVFVHYSAIMMDGYKALEDGQRVDFQVTQGPKGPQAENVTVLNGGPTS, from the coding sequence GTGGCGCAGGGCACTGTCAAGTGGTTCAACTCCGAGAAGGGCTACGGCTTCATCGCTGTCGACGGCGGCGCTGATGTCTTCGTCCACTACTCGGCAATCATGATGGACGGGTACAAGGCTCTCGAAGACGGCCAGCGGGTCGACTTCCAGGTCACTCAGGGTCCGAAGGGTCCGCAGGCGGAAAACGTCACGGTGCTCAACGGCGGACCTACCTCCTAG
- the groL gene encoding chaperonin GroEL (60 kDa chaperone family; promotes refolding of misfolded polypeptides especially under stressful conditions; forms two stacked rings of heptamers to form a barrel-shaped 14mer; ends can be capped by GroES; misfolded proteins enter the barrel where they are refolded when GroES binds), whose translation MAKLIAFDEEARRGLERGMNQLADAVRVTLGPKGRNVVLEKKWGAPTITNDGVSIAKEIELEDPWEKIGAELVKEVAKKTDDVAGDGTTTATVLAQALVREGLRNVAAGANPIALKKGIEAAVAAVSEALGNASKEIETKEQIASTASISAADTSVGEIIAEAMDKAGKEGVITVEESNTFGLELELTEGMRFDKGYISPYFATDTERMEAVLDDPYILFVESKISTVKDLLPLLEKVMQGGKPLAIISEDVEGEALATLIVNKIRGTFKSVAIKAPGFGDRRKAMLNDMAILTGGTVISETIGLKLENTTVDLLGRARKIVVTKDETTIVDGFGDAEQIEGRKNTIRAEIENSDSDYDREKLQERLAKLAGGVAVIKVGAATEVELKERKHRIEDAVRNAKAAVEEGIVAGGGVALIQASGVAFEKLDLSGDEATGANIVKVALEAPLKQIAVNAGLEGGVVAEKVRNLPSGHGLNAATGEYVDLVAAGIIDPTKVTRSALQNAASIAALFLTTNAVIADKPEKAAAPAGDPSGGMGGMDF comes from the coding sequence ATGGCCAAGTTGATCGCGTTCGACGAGGAGGCTCGTCGCGGCCTCGAGCGGGGCATGAACCAGCTCGCCGACGCCGTGAGGGTGACGCTCGGCCCCAAGGGTCGCAACGTCGTTCTCGAGAAGAAGTGGGGCGCGCCGACCATCACGAACGATGGTGTGAGCATCGCCAAGGAGATCGAGCTCGAGGACCCGTGGGAGAAGATCGGCGCCGAGCTGGTCAAGGAAGTAGCCAAGAAGACCGACGATGTCGCGGGTGACGGCACCACCACCGCGACCGTGCTGGCCCAGGCGCTGGTCCGCGAGGGCCTCCGCAACGTGGCCGCCGGCGCCAACCCGATCGCGCTGAAGAAGGGCATCGAGGCGGCCGTCGCGGCGGTCTCCGAGGCCCTCGGCAATGCGTCGAAGGAGATCGAGACCAAGGAGCAGATCGCTTCTACGGCCTCCATCTCGGCCGCTGACACCTCGGTCGGCGAGATCATCGCCGAGGCGATGGACAAGGCCGGCAAGGAAGGTGTCATCACCGTCGAGGAGAGCAACACCTTCGGGCTCGAGCTGGAGCTCACCGAGGGTATGCGCTTCGACAAGGGCTACATCTCGCCGTACTTCGCCACAGACACCGAGCGGATGGAGGCCGTCCTCGACGACCCGTACATCCTGTTCGTCGAGAGCAAGATCTCCACCGTGAAGGACCTGCTCCCGCTGCTGGAGAAGGTCATGCAGGGCGGCAAGCCCCTCGCGATCATCTCCGAGGACGTCGAGGGCGAGGCCCTGGCCACCCTGATCGTCAACAAGATCCGGGGCACCTTCAAGTCGGTCGCCATCAAGGCGCCGGGCTTCGGTGACCGTCGTAAGGCGATGCTGAACGACATGGCCATCCTCACCGGTGGCACCGTGATCAGCGAGACGATCGGTCTCAAGCTCGAGAACACCACGGTCGACCTGCTGGGCCGCGCCCGCAAGATCGTCGTGACCAAGGACGAGACCACGATCGTCGACGGGTTCGGCGACGCGGAGCAGATCGAGGGCCGGAAGAACACGATCCGGGCCGAGATCGAGAACTCCGACTCGGACTACGACCGCGAGAAGCTCCAGGAGCGCCTCGCCAAGCTGGCCGGTGGCGTCGCCGTCATCAAGGTCGGCGCGGCCACCGAGGTCGAGCTCAAGGAGCGCAAGCACCGCATCGAGGACGCGGTGCGTAACGCGAAGGCCGCCGTGGAGGAGGGCATCGTCGCCGGTGGTGGCGTCGCGCTCATCCAGGCTTCCGGTGTCGCGTTCGAGAAGCTCGACCTGTCGGGCGACGAGGCGACCGGGGCGAACATCGTCAAGGTTGCGCTCGAGGCTCCGCTCAAGCAGATCGCGGTGAACGCCGGTCTCGAGGGTGGCGTCGTGGCGGAGAAGGTGCGCAACCTTCCGTCGGGCCACGGCCTGAACGCCGCCACTGGCGAGTACGTCGACCTGGTTGCGGCCGGCATCATCGACCCCACCAAGGTCACCCGCTCGGCGCTGCAGAACGCCGCGTCGATCGCCGCGCTGTTCCTCACCACCAACGCGGTGATCGCCGACAAGCCGGAGAAGGCTGCGGCCCCGGCCGGCGACCCGAGCGGCGGCATGGGCGGCATGGACTTCTGA
- a CDS encoding ABC transporter permease, which produces MTEPQTRSTADVAPDASGAAGGPAAYRPGRTLSFGAEVLRQLTRRRTQIALGFLVVLPLILVAAFKIGVPDDPDSAEEGSSLADVATAGGANFTLFAVYVASSFLLLVVVALFCGDTVASEASWGTLRYLLASPVPRGRLLRQKLTVGLAYSAFALLLLPTVAMIAGTIAFGWEPLRTQLGVDIPAWEALGRIVLAVGYIAITLLPVAGLAFYLSVRTDAPLGAVGGAVMLWIISNILEAVTALGDLRGLLPTRYGTAWLALLSSPIDAEDMVKGAVSAVVYTTVFLALAWWRFLRKDIVS; this is translated from the coding sequence ATGACCGAGCCGCAGACTCGCAGCACGGCCGACGTCGCGCCGGACGCCTCCGGGGCCGCCGGTGGGCCGGCGGCGTACCGGCCGGGGCGGACGCTCAGTTTCGGCGCCGAGGTGCTGCGCCAGCTGACCAGGCGCCGCACGCAGATCGCGCTGGGCTTCCTGGTCGTGCTGCCGCTGATCCTGGTGGCCGCGTTCAAGATCGGTGTCCCCGACGATCCCGACTCGGCGGAGGAAGGCAGCAGCCTGGCCGACGTGGCGACGGCAGGCGGCGCGAACTTCACGCTCTTCGCGGTCTACGTGGCGTCCAGCTTCCTGCTGCTGGTGGTCGTCGCGCTGTTCTGCGGGGACACGGTGGCCAGCGAGGCGAGTTGGGGAACGCTGCGCTACCTGCTGGCCTCGCCGGTGCCGCGCGGGCGGCTGCTGCGCCAGAAGCTGACGGTCGGCCTCGCCTACAGCGCGTTCGCGCTCCTGCTGCTGCCGACCGTCGCGATGATCGCCGGGACGATCGCGTTCGGCTGGGAACCGCTGCGCACGCAGCTGGGCGTCGACATCCCGGCGTGGGAAGCGCTCGGCCGGATCGTGCTCGCGGTCGGATACATCGCGATCACTCTGCTGCCGGTCGCCGGGCTCGCGTTTTACCTGTCGGTGCGGACCGACGCGCCGCTGGGCGCGGTCGGGGGTGCGGTGATGCTGTGGATCATCTCGAATATCCTCGAGGCGGTCACCGCGCTCGGCGATCTTCGCGGACTGCTACCTACCCGCTACGGAACGGCATGGTTGGCGTTGCTCTCCTCGCCGATCGACGCGGAAGACATGGTGAAGGGTGCGGTATCGGCCGTGGTGTACACGACGGTCTTTCTCGCGCTCGCGTGGTGGCGTTTCTTGCGTAAAGACATCGTGAGTTGA
- the thrC gene encoding threonine synthase, producing the protein MTSLLGALNTASSSPARVLRCRNCSAEFPLIAVHACAECFGPLEVGYDADALASVTREQIEAGPQNIWRYAPLLPVGQNPDDRVTLNPGLTPLVRADRLAEAIGLNAPLWVKDDSANPTHSFKDRVVSLALTAAKGLGYNAVACASTGNLANSVAAHAARVGWQATVFIPSDLEPSKILASAIYNPRLVAVEGSYDDVNRLTSELQEDEAFESTAFVNQNVRPYYAEGSKTLGYEVAEQLGWRLPAQVVVPIASGSLLTKIDKAFSELIKGGLVAESPWRVFGAQSAGCSPVYAAFAEGHDVVRPVKPTGIAKSLNIGNPADGPYVLDAVRRTGGSIAAVSDDEIRDGIRLLAETTGIFGETAGGVTVAVLKKLVASGELDPNAETVIFNTGEGLKTADAVENQVGPTHRIAPSLRGAREAGLLS; encoded by the coding sequence ATGACGTCGCTGCTCGGTGCCCTGAACACTGCTTCCTCCAGCCCTGCCCGAGTGCTCCGCTGCCGCAACTGCAGCGCCGAGTTCCCGCTGATCGCGGTGCACGCCTGCGCGGAGTGTTTCGGCCCGCTGGAGGTCGGCTACGACGCCGACGCGCTCGCGTCGGTGACCCGGGAGCAGATCGAAGCGGGTCCGCAGAACATCTGGCGTTACGCGCCGCTCCTTCCGGTCGGGCAGAACCCGGACGACCGGGTGACGCTCAACCCCGGCCTGACGCCGCTGGTCCGCGCCGACCGGCTGGCCGAGGCCATCGGCCTGAACGCGCCGCTCTGGGTGAAGGACGACTCGGCCAACCCGACCCACTCGTTCAAGGACCGAGTGGTCTCGCTAGCGCTCACCGCCGCCAAGGGGCTCGGCTACAACGCCGTCGCCTGCGCGTCGACCGGCAACCTGGCCAACTCGGTGGCCGCGCACGCCGCCCGCGTGGGCTGGCAGGCCACTGTGTTCATCCCGTCCGACCTGGAACCCAGCAAGATCCTGGCCTCGGCGATCTACAACCCGCGCCTGGTCGCGGTCGAGGGCAGCTACGACGACGTCAACCGGCTCACCAGCGAGTTGCAGGAAGACGAGGCGTTCGAGTCCACCGCGTTCGTCAACCAGAACGTGCGGCCATACTACGCCGAGGGCTCGAAGACGCTCGGCTACGAGGTGGCCGAGCAGCTCGGCTGGCGACTGCCGGCGCAGGTCGTAGTGCCGATCGCCTCCGGGTCGCTGCTGACGAAGATCGACAAGGCGTTCAGCGAGCTGATCAAGGGCGGCCTGGTGGCGGAGAGCCCCTGGCGCGTGTTCGGCGCACAGTCGGCCGGGTGCTCGCCGGTGTACGCCGCGTTCGCCGAGGGGCACGACGTCGTCCGCCCGGTGAAGCCGACCGGCATCGCCAAGTCGCTGAACATCGGTAACCCGGCCGACGGCCCGTACGTGCTCGACGCGGTCCGGCGAACGGGTGGTTCGATCGCCGCGGTCAGCGACGACGAGATCCGGGACGGGATCCGGCTGCTGGCCGAGACGACCGGCATCTTCGGCGAGACCGCGGGCGGCGTGACCGTCGCGGTGCTGAAGAAGTTGGTTGCCTCGGGCGAGCTGGACCCGAACGCCGAGACCGTCATCTTCAACACCGGCGAAGGGCTCAAGACCGCGGACGCGGTGGAGAACCAGGTCGGCCCGACGCACCGGATCGCTCCGTCCCTCCGCGGAGCGCGCGAGGCGGGTTTGCTGAGCTGA